The following proteins are co-located in the Raphanus sativus cultivar WK10039 unplaced genomic scaffold, ASM80110v3 Scaffold1361, whole genome shotgun sequence genome:
- the LOC130504114 gene encoding zinc finger protein ZAT1-like, with protein MMYSLLNETRNCQVCKKSFPNGRALGGHMRSHTRTLSASNGSTVPSLKIPTKLGENIRLNETVLMRSVHASEVGRPEPDLKREEGGQQITCKRKIVVDLDECQSPLTAVEEAALVIVAMSKGERPANSQNWNAIDRLLSTPNEKEEYTRKSIDIDSDDDGRVLTEGIDENEDGDEDEEDETYLVEKEKQCKKKFTCDICGKVLHSYQALGGHRTSHRTKRLKICDKNGQAMVRHYKCELCGRVFESGQALGGHKKVHYAFL; from the coding sequence ATGATGTATTCACTTCTCAATGAAACAAGAAACTGTCAAGTGTGCAAGAAATCGTTTCCAAATGGGAGAGCTCTAGGAGGTCACATGAGGTCTCACACAAGGACACTTTCGGCATCAAATGGCTCGACCGTTCCATCGCTGAAGATACCAACCAAACTCGGAGAAAACATCAGACTTAATGAAACAGTTTTGATGAGATCTGTCCACGCGAGCGAAGTTGGTCGTCCAGAACCAGATCTAAAGAGAGAAGAAGGTGGACAACAAATAACATGCAAGAGAAAGATCGTCGTGGATTTAGATGAGTGTCAGAGTCCTTTAACAGCTGTTGAAGAAGCTGCTTTGGTTATTGTAGCAATGTCTAAGGGAGAGAGACCAGCAAATTCTCAGAATTGGAATGCGATTGACCGCTTGTTATCAACTccaaatgaaaaagaagaatataCTCGAAAGTCTATCGATATAGATTCTGATGATGATGGGAGAGTCTTAACAGAAGGCATCGATGAGAATGAAGATGgggatgaggacgaggaagatgaaaCATATTTAGTTGAGAAGGAGAAACAGTGTAAGAAAAAATTTACGTGTGATATATGTGGAAAAGTTTTGCATTCGTATCAGGCATTAGGCGGTCATCGAACGAGTCACAGGACCAAACGATTGAAGATTTGCGACAAGAATGGTCAAGCCATGGTTCGACACTACAAATGTGAACTATGTGGTAGAGTGTTTGAATCCGGTCAAGCACTTGGTGGTCACAAGAAGGTTCATTATGCGTTTCTATAA
- the LOC130504115 gene encoding leucine-rich repeat receptor-like protein kinase TDR, producing the protein MNKKNTSLSLVHLFFLLLPFSSLALKLSPQLSSLISLKTSLSASPFAFQDWKVTDDQNDAVWCSWSGVVCDNATSQVISLDLSNRNLTGNLPQQIRYLSSSLLYLNLSKNSLEGPLPTSLFDLTKLTTLDISHNSFDSSFPPGISKLKFLKVFNAFSNNFEGLLPLEVSRLRFLEELNLGGSYFEGEIPEAYGGLQRLKFIHLAGNVLGGALPPSLGLLPNLQHIEIGYNQFTGNIPSEFSLLTNLKYFDVSNCTLSGSLPQELGNLTNLETLFLFFNGFTGVIPESYSNLKALKSLDLSSNQLSGTIPPGFSDLKNLTWLSVISNNLSGQVPEGLGELPELTTLSLWNNNFTGALPRNLGTNGKLETLDVSNNSFTGTIPPHLCNGNKLYKLILFSNNLQGELPKSLTTCTSLWRFRTQNNRLNGTIPSGFGSLDNLTFVDLSNNRFVGGIPEDFADAPVLQYLNLSCNSFHDRLPEKIWKAPNLQIFSASFSDVIGEVPNYVGCKSFYRIELQGNSLNGTIPWEIGHCEKLLYLNLSRNYLTGIIPWEISTLPSIADVDLSRNLLTGTIPSDFGSSKTITTFNVSYNQLTGPVPTGSFAHLNPLFFYSNEGLCGDVLGKPCDSDTTAAGETEIYGRKKTAGAIVWIMAAAIGVAFFVLVAAARCFKKSGVDGGETGPWKLTAFQRLSFTAEDVAECLSKTDSILGMGSTGTVYKAEMPSGEVIAVKKLWGKNKENGKIRRRKSGVLAEVDVLGHVRHRNIVRLLGCCSNRECTMLLYEYMPNGSLDDLLHGGGGGKTTGAAAEWTALYNIAIGVAQGICYLHHDCDPVIVHRDLKPSNILLDGDFEARVADFGVAKLVQTDESMSVVAGSYGYIAPEYAYTLQVDKKSDIYSFGVILLEIITGKRSVEPEFGEGNSIVDWVRSKLKTKEDVEEVLDKSRGRSCSIIREEMKQMLRIALLCTSRNPTDRPPMRDVLLILQEAKPKRKTVGDNVVVLGSVSDVNLEDVCGGNAGVKCQKIGV; encoded by the exons ATGAACAAGAAGAAcacttctctttctcttgttcatctctttttccttcttcttcctttttcttccTTAGCTCTCAAGCTTTCACCTCAACTCTCCTCCCTCATTTCCCTCAAAACATCTCTCTCTGCCTCTCCCTTCGCCTTTCAAGACTGGAAAGTCACCGATGATCAGAACGACGCCGTTTGGTGTTCTTGGTCCGGTGTAGTCTGCGACAATGCAACTTCTCAAGTCATTTCTCTTGACCTCTCTAACCGGAACCTCACAGGCAACCTCCCTCAACAGATTCGTTACTTGTCATCAAGCTTGCTCTACTTGAACCTCAGTAAGAACTCCCTGGAGGGTCCGCTTCCCACTTCTCTCTTTGACCTCACCAAGCTCACCACTCTCGACATCAGCCACAACTCCTTCGACTCCAGCTTCCCTCCTGGGATCTCCAAGCTCAAGTTCTTAAAAGTCTTCAACGCCTTCAGCAACAACTTCGAAGGCTTGCTGCCTTTGGAAGTGTCTCGTCTCCGTTTCTTGGAAGAGCTTAACCTCGGTGGCAGCTACTTCGAAGGAGAGATACCTGAAGCTTACGGCGGTCTACAGAGACTAAAGTTTATCCACTTAGCCGGAAACGTCCTCGGAGGCGCTTTACCTCCGAGCTTAGGACTCTTACCAAACCTCCAACACATCGAGATCGGTTACAACCAGTTCACAGGAAACATCCCTTCAGAGTTTTCACTACTCACGAATCTCAAGTACTTTGACGTCTCCAACTGCACCCTCTCCGGCTCTCTCCCACAAGAACTCGGAAACCTCACAAACCTCGAGACTCTGTTCCTCTTCTTCAACGGTTTCACCGGCGTGATCCCGGAGAGTTACAGCAACTTGAAAGCTCTTAAGTCTCTAGATCTATCAAGCAACCAGCTCTCCGGAACCATCCCTCCAGGCTTCTCCGACTTAAAGAACCTCACGTGGCTTAGCGTGATCAGCAACAACCTCTCAGGCCAAGTCCCCGAAGGCCTCGGCGAGCTTCCCGAGCTAACCACATTGTCCTTATGGAACAACAACTTCACCGGAGCGTTACCTCGGAACCTCGGAACGAACGGAAAGCTGGAGACGTTAGACGTCTCCAACAACTCCTTCACCGGAACCATCCCTCCTCATCTCTGCAACGGAAACAAGCTATACAAACTCATCCTCTTCTCCAACAACCTCCAAGGCGAGCTCCCGAAGAGCTTAACCACCTGCACCTCTCTCTGGAGGTTCAGGACTCAGAACAACAGACTAAATGGCACCATACCGTCGGGATTCGGCTCTCTCGACAACCTCACGTTCGTCGACTTGAGCAATAACAGATTCGTCGGCGGAATCCCTGAGGATTTCGCCGACGCTCCTGTTCTTCAGTACTTGAACTTATCTTGCAATTCCTTCCATGATCGCTTGCCGGAGAAGATCTGGAAGGCTCCCAACCTCCAGATCTTCTCGGCGAGTTTCAGCGACGTGATCGGGGAGGTTCCTAACTACGTCGGATGCAAGAGCTTCTACAGGATTGAGCTGCAAGGAAACTCGCTCAACGGGACCATCCCTTGGGAGATAGGCCACTGCGAGAAGCTTCTCTATTTGAATCTCAGCCGTAACTACTTAACCGGGATCATCCCCTGGGAGATCTCCACGCTCCCTTCGATCGCTGACGTGGATCTTTCTCGTAACCTCCTAACCGGTACGATCCCGTCGGATTTCGGAAGCTCCAAGACTATAACGACTTTTAACGTCTCGTACAATCAGCTAACCGGCCCGGTTCCGACCGGTTCGTTCGCGCATTTGAATCCGTTATTCTTCTACTCCAACGAGGGGCTATGCGGAGACGTGCTCGGGAAGCCTTGCGACTCGGATACTACGGCGGCGGGGGAGACGGAGATCTACGGCCGGAAAAAAACCGCCGGAGCTATCGTTTGGATCATGGCGGCGGCGATCGGCGTCGCGTTCTTCGTCCTCGTCGCCGCCGCTCGGTGCTTCAAGAAAAGCGGAGTCGACGGCGGAGAGACGGGGCCGTGGAAGCTGACGGCGTTTCAGAGGCTGAGCTTCACGGCGGAGGACGTAGCGGAGTGTCTATCGAAGACGGACAGCATCCTCGGGATGGGGTCGACGGGGACGGTGTACAAGGCCGAGATGCCGAGCGGGGAGGTGATCGCCGTGAAGAAGCTCTGGGGGAAGAACAAGGAGAACGGGAAGATACGGCGGCGGAAGAGCGGCGTGCTCGCAGAGGTCGACGTTCTGGGCCACGTGCGCCACCGGAACATCGTCCGACTCCTCGGGTGCTGCTCTAACCGGGAGTGCACGATGCTGCTCTACGAGTACATGCCCAACGGGAGCTTGGACGACCTCCTCCACGGCGGAGGAGGGGGGAAGACGACCGGCGCGGCGGCGGAGTGGACGGCGCTGTACAATATCGCTATCGGAGTCGCTCAGGGGATATGCTACCTCCACCACGACTGTGATCCGGTGATCGTGCACCGAGATTTGAAGCCGAGTAATATACTCTTGGACGGTGATTTCGAGGCGCGTGTGGCGGACTTCGGCGTCGCGAAGTTGGTTCAAACCGATGAGTCTATGTCAGTCGTTGCCGGGTCTTACGGTTATATTGCGCCAG AGTATGCATACACACTACAAGTGGACAAAAAGAGCGATATCTACAGTTTTGGAGTGATACTATTAGAAATCATCACCGGAAAAAGATCGGTCGAACCGGAATTCGGAGAAGGTAACAGTATCGTGGATTGGGTTAGATCGAAGCTGAAGACAAAGGAAGATGTAGAGGAAGTGCTAGACAAAAGCAGGGGTAGGTCGTGTAGTATCataagagaagagatgaagCAGATGCTGAGGATTGCATTGTTGTGTACAAGCCGAAATCCGACAGATCGGCCGCCGATGAGAGATGTGTTGTTGATTCTTCAAGAGGCAAAGCCGAAGAGGAAGACAGTGGGAGACAATGTGGTTGTTCTTGGCAGTGTTAGTGACGTTAATTTGGAAGATGTTTGTGGTGGTAATGCTGGTGTTAAATGTCAGAAGATTGGAGTGTGA